DNA sequence from the Tissierella sp. MB52-C2 genome:
CTTGACCAACAATTGTTCCCATTACGTGAGTTCCATGTTCATCGGAATCTGCTGGTAGTGATGCATTGTATACAGGGTCAAACCAGTTTCCACTGGCACTAGTAGTTCCTGTATTTGGGTCATAGCCTCTCCATTTATTCTTAAGTGCTGGATGAGTCCAATCTACTCCTGAGTCTATATTTGCTACTACTATTCCTGTGCCATCATATCCTAGATCCCATACCTCATTAGCTTTTACTCTTTCTATATTCCATTCTAGACTATTATCAGAGGGTTTTATTTCACTATCTAGTTTTACCTCCCCTAATGTATGGATTTTATTTTCATATATTTTTTCTACTTCTGACATATAAGAAAGATTTTCTATTACTTCTTTTGTAGCTTTTACATATACCATATTAACTATATGATAAGGTGTAAATTCTGCTACGTTGCCATTTTCCAGTTCCTTCTCTAGATAATTCAAGACATTTAATTGAGTTAATTCTGCATTATCCTTTAAAGCCTCTATAACACCTTTTCTAACTTGAAGTTTAGTTTGATATGGTGTCATAGCTGATGATAAAGCTGACTCTGTTGCGTAGGCTACCTTCTCTGCATCTACTTGATCTGCCATATAGACCAATACCTCAGCTAAGTCTTCATTATTTAGCTCTTTCATTACTTCAGGTTCTATCTTCATTGAAGCCTCTTTGCGTAAATCTTCTTTTGCTGAACTAAGTTGGTTGTTCTCTGCATAAACAAAAGATGTAAAATACCCCAATACCATAATAAGGCTTATTATTAGGGATAATACTTCTCTTACTTGTTTGTTCTTTGACATTTAACAATTCCCTCCTTTAGTTTTTTGCAAAATTTGAGCTAACCTCATTTTTTAGGATTAGGCCCCTGTGACTAGGGGCCTTCCCTTTACCATCTTATTTCTCGTAATATGTCATATTTCCTCTTATATCAAAGTATGTTATGAAGTCTGGTAATTCATCTATAGCTATTATCTCCCCTTCCTCATTGACCATGGTAGTATCATTAAGCTTGATATACACTTCACCTCCAGTATTGTACCATTCGGTTAACTTTCTCTGTGCACTTGCATCATTATCTAAAAAGTCCATATCAAATGCTTCATCACCTATTATCATTGTATTAGATATTAAATCTTTGATGTTTCCTATTACAGTTACTCTTCCCTCTGCCATTTCTGTTACCTTAACTCCATATTCGCTAACATATACTACTTGAACCTTTAGCCCTGTAGCCACTAATCCTGCTGGTGCTGTGAAAGTTCCAGTATATAATCCGTCTTCTTCTGTCATTGGTATTCCTATTTCATTGCTATCTAATCCAAATGGCATTAACAGCCTGAAATATCCTTCTCCTCCTGTTGGTGCCTCGAAGCTAACAGTAAGGGTATCTCCTTCTCTAAGACTTATGTCTTTATCTGGTAAAATATTTGTAATAGTTGGTGACTCTAACCCTACTAATACAGTTCTTACAACTGTAGTTACATTTCCTGCTCCATCAGTTGCTTTTACAGTAATAGTATTTTCACCTTGATCTAACATCAATCTTTCATGGAAGTTATTAGATTCATCTACTGATACTTCTTTATCATTTATCTCTAATTTGGTTAAACCTATATTGTCAGTTACAGTACCTCTTACATGAACTACTTCTACATTTATCTTAGCATTATCTAAGGGCTCATCTACTGTTAAAACTGGTGCTAGTTTATCTTTTATTACTACTACTGATGTTGATGGTTCTGTTTCTATTTCATTTAGCTCAGCTGTTACCTTAATTGTATTTCTTTCTTCTGGTATAGGTACTTCTACTGCAAATTCTCTATTCTGAGAATCTATTGAAGTCACCTTTACATCGTTTACATATACATTTACCTTACCATCTGCTGTAACCTTTCCTTCTACTCTTACTGAATCTTGATTTGTATAGCTTTCTTGAGCTAGATTAGTTATTGCTGGAACATCCATTGCATATTCCATTCTTGCTCTAATCATCAATCCACCTTGAGTATCCTCAGAGCTTAGTAGTTTAAATTCTCCATCAATATTCATATATGATCTATCTGCATATAGTGAATTCTCATCTATACCTGTTCCTGGACACTGAGTACCTGCTTTGTCTTGGATAGTTGAGATATAGAAGTCTTTATCTGTTGAGAATCCAAGGCTTGATAGGTCTATATAGTTCCATTCGCCTCTAACTACATCTTGGAATATTGGTTCTCCAACTTTATATGGTTTTCCATTTGCATCTATTCCATATATTGTAAATCCTATTCTATTTCCTCCTGGACTTGGCCATGAAGTATCCCAGAAGTAAATATTTGTACCTTTTACTTTACCAAATTGATCTGGTGTAAATCTTACTGCCAATCCATTAGGTGCTGCATTTAGTACTAATGCATTTTCAGCAGTTCCATCATCATAGATTATATTGTCTTCATAACCTACAAATCTCTTTAATCCTATATTTACATCTACTGTTTCATTTCCAGCTACATCTACTGTAGTCTCTCCCGGCTCAAATCCATCTGCTACTACCTTAAGTGTATATGTTCCCTCTAGAACATTAGGAATTACAAAATATCCATCTGCATCAGCTGTAACTGGTGCTACTTTCGGATCTTCTACTACTCTTACTACAGCATAAGCCGCTGGAGTTTCATAATATCTATCAAATACTCTACCTGTAATAGTTCCTTGTGGTTTAGGTTCTAATATGAAGTTTGATTTTGCGGTTTGGTCTTCACCTACGTTTACTCTAGCTTCCTTAGAATAATATCCATAAGCTTCTGCTACTAGAGTATATTCACCAATTGGAGATCTCATAAAGAATTTACCTGTAACAGGATCAACTTTAACACTTCTTCCTGTTTCCAATACTGTTACTACAGCATCAGATATTGGAATTCCGGCAAATACCATTGGTATATTTTGAACTTCTATATCTTCTATTGTTTTAAGATTATTTGTTCCTGTTCTATTCAATTTATAATTAGGTGCTGATGGTTCTATATAATCAGCTTTCTTAGGATCTCTTCTTATCAACTCTGTTTCTTGTACTGGCCCTGGTCTTGATGCTGATTCTGTAGTACCTGCCATAACAAATACATCATCTATATACCAGCCCGTATATGCAACTGAGCCATCTGAATGGAAGAAGAATCTAATCTTTACTGTATTCCCAGCGTAAGCAGCTAAGGATATCTCTTCATTAGTCCACGCTTGAACTCTTCTACCATATTTTCCGCCTTCTACAGGAGTTATATTGGTCCAATTAGCTCCATCATCTGTAGAGATTTGTACTTGCCCATAATCATATAAAGTAGTTGTTCCTTCCATGTCAACCCAATGATTAAATGTCAATACCGAATTGCTTCCTTCTGGAAGTACTATAGCTGGACTAACTATATAGCTATCACTACTCATAGGATAGTTGCCTCCTAAGTTCGTTGCCCATAGTTTTGTTCCTGAAGCAGCTCCATTAGGTCCCGATGTTGGCATTCCCCATGCCCATGGGTTATTAGTTCCGCCAGTAGTAAATCCTCCATCATTATTTTCAAAGTCTGTACCAAATATAGTAGTAAATGCTAAAGCTGTAGCAAATACTTCCTCTGTATTTTCACTGATATTACCTGATAGATCTTCTGCATTTATTACATAGTAATACATTGTGTTAGGATTTGTTTCTGAATCTATAAAGCTATTATTATTGACTTCTCCTATCTTAACATATCCTTCACCTGATGTTTCTGAGCGATAAATATTATAATGTGATAAATCAGCATCTGGCGAATGGTTCCAGTTTAATTTAATTCCTCTCATATTGGCTTCTGCTGTCAGGTTAGTAGGTATTGCTGGTGCATCATTATCTTGAGCCATTAGTCTTACATTGTCTATATACCATCCTGCTCTCTGACCTGATGAATCAGATGTAAATCTAAATGCTACAAATACCGGATCTTTAGACCCTATATAATGTCCAAGGTTCACAAGTGATTCCTTCCAATTCATGGCACTGCCTGTTATGATTCCCCTTGCTTCAGTCCAAGTTTCACCATAATCATTTGTAATTAGTACATATCCTTTGTCATAATTATTTTCCATTTCATACCACTCATAGAATCTTAGTGAGGCAGTTTCTAAATTTCCATCTCTTAAATCTATTGGAGGAGTAATCATCCAGCTGTCAGCATTATTTGGATAGTTTCCATCTAATGTAGTTGCTGCTAGTTTTTCTCCTTCAAATGGCTTTGGACCAACATTTGATGGTACCCCCCATTCCCATGCTCCATTGAATATCCAGCCATTAGTATTATTCTCGAAGCCTTGAGTATATTCTCCTGGGATTACACCAAATTCTATATCTATTTTATAATCTGATGTAACTACTACATCTCCTGCATAGTCTCTTACTTTTATCTTATATACAATACTATCCCCCATTAACATATCATGGGTTATAGTTCCTTTATACATTCCATTCTTATGATCTCCCGAAATCCTATTCATTGGAGCTACCATCCAATAGGACTTCCCTTGTTGTTTAACTAGAAGCTCTGCTTCTGTTATTGCAACATCATCTGATATTTCTGCAAGGATTTCTATATCTGAACCCATATAGGTTTTAAATATTTCTTGTTCATGAGTTATAGTTGCTTCTGATGTATCTTCTCCAGGAACCAATACTCTACCTGAAATATATCCTGTTCCTGTAGCTATAGATGATACTGCTTCAAATGCATCTACTAGACCATATCCATAACCCATATTTGGTGCTGTTGGGTATGTGGAATCAGTTAATGGTGTAGCTGTATCTTGAAGAATTTCTTCAACATCTGCTACTGATAAGGAAGCATTAGCTGATAATACCAATGCAACTACTCCTGCTACTGCTGGAGTTGCCATTGATGTACCTGAATTATTTCCATATCCATTATTAGGTATAGATGATCTTACATTTACACCTGGTGCTGATATATTTGGTTTAATTAAGGATTCATCATATGGTGATGGTCCAAGTTTTGAGAAATATGCTCTTATATCAGTTCTATCAGTTGCAGCTACTGCAAAGGATTCTGGATAGTTAGCTGGGCATGATATAGAGCCTGGCCAAGGCGCCGGTTCCCCTGCTCTTTGATTTCCTGCTGCAAATGCTGGAAATATCTCTGCTGCTCTCCAATTTCTAACGGCCTCTCTATACCAATCATCTATTCCAGCTCCTCCACCCCATGAGTTATTAACCACATCTGGAGCATTGTCTGGATTTCCACCTGGTGCTAACATCCATTGTGCTGCTGATAACAATATAGCATCTGTTGTAGAGCCAGCTGTATTAAATACTCTTGCTGCTATCCATTTTGCCCCTGGTGCCACACCTATTTTATTAGATCCATCTGGCTCTTGCCCAACCATTGTTCCCATTACATGAGTTCCATGGTCATCGGAATCTGCTGGTAGTGATGCATTGTATACAGGATCAAACCAGTTCCCATTAGCATTAGTAGTTCCTGTATTTGGGTCATAGCCTCTCCATTTATTCTTAAGTGCTGGATGAGTCCAATCTACTCCTGAGTCTATATTTGCTACTACTATTCCTGTACCATCGTATCCTAGATCCCATACTTGATCTGCCTTTACCTTTTCAACATTCCACTCTACTCCATTAGCTGTAGGTTCTATTTCATTACTCATCTCTGGATTTTCTAGCGTATGGGTTTTATTTTTGTAGATTTTATCTACTTCTGGCATATAAGAAAGATTTTCTATTACTTCCTTTGTAGCTTTTACATATACCATATTAACTATATGATAAGGTGTAAATTCTACTACATTTCCATTTTCCATCTCTTGTTCTAAATATTTTAGAACATTAGCTTGAGTCATTTCTGCAGTATCTTTTAGAGATTCCACTACGGCACTTCTTACTTCCAGCTTAGTTTGATATGGGGTCATAGCCGATGATACAGCTGATCTTGTAGCATGGGCTACTTTTTCTGTATCCACTTGCTCCCCCATATATATGAGTATTTCCACTAGATGTTCATTGCCTATGTCTTCCTTTACCTCAGCTGAAATCTTATCTGCAGCTAATTCATATAAACCTTCTTTTGCTGAACTAAGTTGGTTGTTCTCTGCATAAACAAAGGATGTAAAATGCCCCAATACCATAATAAGGCTTATTATTAGGGATAATACTTTTCTTACTTGTTTGTTCTTTGACATTTAACAATTCCCTCCTTTAGTTTTTTGCAAAATATTTAATCTCTTTTACACCTCCTTTTTTTATTATGTAAAAGTAAAACTTTAGCAAACTACTGTAATTTCTATATATATGTCATAAGGGGTAATTTATCACACCACTTACTTATTTCATTCATTGTCATGATTTCCTTAATATTCTGAGATATTGTTAATATTTATCAAAGTATGGCAAGTGTTTATAGTTTCTTGCCTTTTTTATATTATTTTCTAATAATTTGTCAATATCTAGTTAAATAAGAAAGTTACCCCTAAAGAGGTTTAGGGGTAACATTTCTATTTACTTTAATATCTCTCAAATATCCTTATGGTTCCAAATACATCTTTATGAATCAATCTATTTGGTAAAATATCTAAATTTACTAGATTCCCATCTTCATCCACTATAGTATCGAATCCAAGCTTGATATAAACTGGCTTTCCAGCATTATACCATTCAGTTAACTTTCTCTGTGCACTTGCATCATTATCTAAAAAGTCCATATCAAAAGCTTCATCACCTAATATAATGGAGTTCGCAGGGATATTCTTCATAGCCCCTTTCACAGTTACTCTTCCTTCTGCTGTTTCAAATATTTCAGTACCATCTTCATCAACATATACTACTTCTATTGCTAAATTTGATGCTATAAATCCATCTGGAGCTGTCCAAGTAGCTGTATATAGTCCTGATGATTCTTCAGACATTGGAGTTCCATAGCTGCTTCTGCTTACTTCAAGTGGAAGCAGCATTCTATAATATGCAGAGCCGCCAGTTGGAGCATTGAAGCTTATATTTAAAGAGCTGCCAGCTTCAAGTTCAACATCTCTTGATGGTTTAATATTTCTAATAGATGGCTCTTGTGGTCCTTCTCCTGATTCTAGATTAACAATTATAGATTTAACTGTACTATGTCCAGCTCCGTCCTTTAAAGTAAATAGGAAATAGTTCTCTCCTTCTACAAGGTTTACGGTGTGGCTTATTGTTTCATTAGCAGGCTCAACTATAACAAGAGGATAGTTATAAACATATATCTGACTGTCACCTAGGAATAACTCTAGATATCCCAAATTGTCCGCCATTGTAATTTCTAGTTCTGCTGTTTTTGATTCTTCATCGATATTTACTATATCTATATTTAATTCTGGGTCAGTAGTATCTACATAAAATCTTCTCACTAAACTACTGGATGTTCCAGTCTTGGATACAGCCTCTATCTTAGCTTCTTGATAACCATCTTCCATGGCTAAAGTTTTTGTAAACTTAAATGCTGGTCCTGAGTAAATACGTGTACTTGGATTATCTGGGTGATCTAAATCCACATGGTCTTTAAACTCAATATCAACTTCAACATTATTCACGAGTACCTTATCTAATGATGAGAAGTTTGCAACATAGCCTTCGAATAATATATTATTCGTAGTATACATTTCAAGTAATTTAGGCTCGTAGATATATATATATGGATGAGTGTTGTCTATATTAAAAGTAAGTTCAGCAAGATTCGTATTATATAATTTATCCACAGATATTACTTCTACATTATATTCTTTTGCATCAGTTATATATGCCTTTATATCCAACTCATATGAAGTCTTTCCTGCTTCTCCAAGAATGACTGCTTCTATTTCCTGTCCATTTATACTAAACATGAATCCTAATACACCTATGCCTTTGTCCACTGAATTCCAAGTAAGTTTATTTGTCTGCGGATTATATGATAAATTGCTTATCTCTGGTCCAGCGGTATCAATAGTTATTGGAATCTTCTTAGATTGTACTTCTGCTCCACCATAATGGATTTTGGCAGCGATTTCATAGAAATAGTTTCCATCTGGAACAACTTCACCATTTACTATTCCATCCCACTGTGCAGCAGTAATCATTCCAACAGGCTGATTTCTGCCTCCATTAATATAATTCTTTCTCTTGTATTGCTGCATCAAGATAGTTCTCAACAGATTACCTTCGCTATCTAATATATTATAATTAACTGATTCTGCATTTCTCATAAATGATAGATACGGCATTATATTACCAGTACCCCTCTCATGTCCAGCTACTGTCCCCGGATTCATGAATATATGTGGTGTAGTATAGAAGTATCCATTATCTTTAGCATCCCAATACAACATACCTGATGCATTGAAATAGGAACTTCCTGCAGGATCAATAAATCTCATACCATCAAGAATAACAGGTTCTCCCCAGTCACCATAAAATCCTACATACGGAACTGAAAGTGTTGGATTTTCATCGGTAGGGTCGACCAAAGTAACAAAACCTTCGACAAACATATTTCTATAAACTGTAGAATCTGTTCCTATATCTACAGTCACTTCAAATACATATTCTCCATTTGCTGGAATAGTCACTGAATCTGGTTTATCAATATCTGCATCGTAGATATAATCAGATCGCAATAGATTTGAACCTAATTCATTAATATAATCTGCTAAAACTGTAACATTTACATTGTAAGTTATATCTGTATTTGAATCATTTATAGCTTTAAATCTCATGGTAAACTCTGTATTTTCAAAATCCTTTAATTCTATCTTTGCTTCATTAGTTTTGGCATCTACTACTCTAACAGGGGTAGATACTGCACCATAAAGGTCCATTATACCTGCACCCTGTCTTCTAGGGGAGTATTCAGTTTCATATTGATCTAATACTGGTATAGCTGTATTCATCAATAACATCTTAGCAAGTCTAGTCTGTTCTGCTAAATCTAATTCTCCATAGATTTCATGTTCCTTAATGTACTCCATAACAAGAGCAGAACCACCTGCTACATGAGGCGCCGCCATTGAAGTACCACTCATTGTTCCATATTTATTATCATTTAATGTAGAATATATCTGTACACCTGGTGCTGTTATTTCAGGCTTAAATTCTAATGAAGGAGTAACTCCCCATGATGTAGAGTCTGCCATTTTTCCTGCATTAATATTAGGTATAGTCATTATTTCATCTGTAAATAATACTTCCTTATTTTCTAATTCTAATAAAGCCATCCCACCATTATACCCTATAAATACTGCTGGTATGGTGTGAGGATCTGGTATAGCCATATTCACTAAGGCTTCTCCCCCAGTTTCATGGTTACGTACTACAATACCCACTGCACCTGCATTCTGAGCATTTTCTATTTTTTGAGTAAAGTTAGATGTTAATCCGCCACGAACCACTAGGGCTATTTTACCAGCTACATTAGTAAGTTCTGATGGATGACCTGAACCACCATCTACAAATTCTTGAGGTCCAGAGAACACTTTTATAGGATTAATATTCCCTGCTATTGCCATTGGAACCTTGTATTCTCCATCATCTTTTATATAAGTTAATCCCTTTATTTTTTGATGAGTATTTTCAATTGATGCTACCTGTATAGTATCCTTATTGAGTCCTGGGGCACCTACTACACCTATGTCAGGATTTTGTTTCCATGGGTTTGCCGTCCATCCGTAGGTCATTGAACCAGAATTTCCTGCCGAAACTGAGCATACTATTCCATTATTCGTAGCATTGGTTATTGCAACATCTTCTGCTGATTTTGGAACATAGAAAGATGCTGTTGAACCTAGACTCATATTTAAAACATCAGCGCCAAGTCTTATGGCCTCATCTATAGCTACTAGATATATATCACTAAATGTAGTTGCATAAATTGGGTCATTGGAAAATACCTTCATAGCAAGTAATTGAGCTTCTGGAGCTACTCCTTTGATTCCGCCATTATCTATATCTCCATTTGCCCCTGCGGTCCCAGCTACATGCATACCATGCATTGATGGGTCTGGACCTAGATCTCTTATTTCATAATTTAAGTCATAATAGTTATATCCATAAGGAACTTTCTCAGTATAATATTCACCAAGTAGATTCTTGCCTTCCAATGTTTCTCTAGTAATCTTTTGATCAATTCCTTCACTAAGTACCATATCCCTATGGCTTGAATCAATACCAGTGTCTATAATAGCAACTACAGTACCTTCACCCTTATATCCTATATCCCAAGTTGGAAGTGTTCCAATCATATCCTTGGATGTATCCATATCAGGTTTTATCTCTGGTCTTTCATATTCATTAGATATATATACTTTGTTGACTTGGGGCAAACTTTCAATAACTTTAATATCTTCAAATTTGACCATACCACTAAATCCATTAAATGTTGTATTGAAGCTATTTATAAACTTCATATCCACTCTGCTGGACTCAATGTTTTTCTTGACCTGTTTTTGTTCCTCATCTATTCTTCTTTCAATCTGTTTGATTGAAGATTCTGATATTTCTTCATATCTTAAATTTCTTTCTGTGGCGTAAACTATTGATGGATCAGATTTTAATTCAACAATAATCCTGACCTCATCATCATCTTCAAAAAACTCTCCCAATTCATCTTCTAGTTTGATCTTTTCAGTGTTTTCATCTGATTTAAATTTTTCTACTACTCTTGTTAATGTTTCCCCTTGAGTCGAATTTTCACTTTCTGCAAAGGCGAACCCTGGTATTATTAGAGTTAGTATAAGTAATAGTGCTAAAATCTTATTCATCCTCTTCAAATCGCTTCC
Encoded proteins:
- a CDS encoding S8 family serine peptidase, yielding MSKNKQVRKVLSLIISLIMVLGHFTSFVYAENNQLSSAKEGLYELAADKISAEVKEDIGNEHLVEILIYMGEQVDTEKVAHATRSAVSSAMTPYQTKLEVRSAVVESLKDTAEMTQANVLKYLEQEMENGNVVEFTPYHIVNMVYVKATKEVIENLSYMPEVDKIYKNKTHTLENPEMSNEIEPTANGVEWNVEKVKADQVWDLGYDGTGIVVANIDSGVDWTHPALKNKWRGYDPNTGTTNANGNWFDPVYNASLPADSDDHGTHVMGTMVGQEPDGSNKIGVAPGAKWIAARVFNTAGSTTDAILLSAAQWMLAPGGNPDNAPDVVNNSWGGGAGIDDWYREAVRNWRAAEIFPAFAAGNQRAGEPAPWPGSISCPANYPESFAVAATDRTDIRAYFSKLGPSPYDESLIKPNISAPGVNVRSSIPNNGYGNNSGTSMATPAVAGVVALVLSANASLSVADVEEILQDTATPLTDSTYPTAPNMGYGYGLVDAFEAVSSIATGTGYISGRVLVPGEDTSEATITHEQEIFKTYMGSDIEILAEISDDVAITEAELLVKQQGKSYWMVAPMNRISGDHKNGMYKGTITHDMLMGDSIVYKIKVRDYAGDVVVTSDYKIDIEFGVIPGEYTQGFENNTNGWIFNGAWEWGVPSNVGPKPFEGEKLAATTLDGNYPNNADSWMITPPIDLRDGNLETASLRFYEWYEMENNYDKGYVLITNDYGETWTEARGIITGSAMNWKESLVNLGHYIGSKDPVFVAFRFTSDSSGQRAGWYIDNVRLMAQDNDAPAIPTNLTAEANMRGIKLNWNHSPDADLSHYNIYRSETSGEGYVKIGEVNNNSFIDSETNPNTMYYYVINAEDLSGNISENTEEVFATALAFTTIFGTDFENNDGGFTTGGTNNPWAWGMPTSGPNGAASGTKLWATNLGGNYPMSSDSYIVSPAIVLPEGSNSVLTFNHWVDMEGTTTLYDYGQVQISTDDGANWTNITPVEGGKYGRRVQAWTNEEISLAAYAGNTVKIRFFFHSDGSVAYTGWYIDDVFVMAGTTESASRPGPVQETELIRRDPKKADYIEPSAPNYKLNRTGTNNLKTIEDIEVQNIPMVFAGIPISDAVVTVLETGRSVKVDPVTGKFFMRSPIGEYTLVAEAYGYYSKEARVNVGEDQTAKSNFILEPKPQGTITGRVFDRYYETPAAYAVVRVVEDPKVAPVTADADGYFVIPNVLEGTYTLKVVADGFEPGETTVDVAGNETVDVNIGLKRFVGYEDNIIYDDGTAENALVLNAAPNGLAVRFTPDQFGKVKGTNIYFWDTSWPSPGGNRIGFTIYGIDANGKPYKVGEPIFQDVVRGEWNYIDLSSLGFSTDKDFYISTIQDKAGTQCPGTGIDENSLYADRSYMNIDGEFKLLSSEDTQGGLMIRARMEYAMDVPAITNLAQESYTNQDSVRVEGKVTADGKVNVYVNDVKVTSIDSQNREFAVEVPIPEERNTIKVTAELNEIETEPSTSVVVIKDKLAPVLTVDEPLDNAKINVEVVHVRGTVTDNIGLTKLEINDKEVSVDESNNFHERLMLDQGENTITVKATDGAGNVTTVVRTVLVGLESPTITNILPDKDISLREGDTLTVSFEAPTGGEGYFRLLMPFGLDSNEIGIPMTEEDGLYTGTFTAPAGLVATGLKVQVVYVSEYGVKVTEMAEGRVTVIGNIKDLISNTMIIGDEAFDMDFLDNDASAQRKLTEWYNTGGEVYIKLNDTTMVNEEGEIIAIDELPDFITYFDIRGNMTYYEK
- a CDS encoding S8 family serine peptidase; the protein is MNKILALLLILTLIIPGFAFAESENSTQGETLTRVVEKFKSDENTEKIKLEDELGEFFEDDDEVRIIVELKSDPSIVYATERNLRYEEISESSIKQIERRIDEEQKQVKKNIESSRVDMKFINSFNTTFNGFSGMVKFEDIKVIESLPQVNKVYISNEYERPEIKPDMDTSKDMIGTLPTWDIGYKGEGTVVAIIDTGIDSSHRDMVLSEGIDQKITRETLEGKNLLGEYYTEKVPYGYNYYDLNYEIRDLGPDPSMHGMHVAGTAGANGDIDNGGIKGVAPEAQLLAMKVFSNDPIYATTFSDIYLVAIDEAIRLGADVLNMSLGSTASFYVPKSAEDVAITNATNNGIVCSVSAGNSGSMTYGWTANPWKQNPDIGVVGAPGLNKDTIQVASIENTHQKIKGLTYIKDDGEYKVPMAIAGNINPIKVFSGPQEFVDGGSGHPSELTNVAGKIALVVRGGLTSNFTQKIENAQNAGAVGIVVRNHETGGEALVNMAIPDPHTIPAVFIGYNGGMALLELENKEVLFTDEIMTIPNINAGKMADSTSWGVTPSLEFKPEITAPGVQIYSTLNDNKYGTMSGTSMAAPHVAGGSALVMEYIKEHEIYGELDLAEQTRLAKMLLMNTAIPVLDQYETEYSPRRQGAGIMDLYGAVSTPVRVVDAKTNEAKIELKDFENTEFTMRFKAINDSNTDITYNVNVTVLADYINELGSNLLRSDYIYDADIDKPDSVTIPANGEYVFEVTVDIGTDSTVYRNMFVEGFVTLVDPTDENPTLSVPYVGFYGDWGEPVILDGMRFIDPAGSSYFNASGMLYWDAKDNGYFYTTPHIFMNPGTVAGHERGTGNIMPYLSFMRNAESVNYNILDSEGNLLRTILMQQYKRKNYINGGRNQPVGMITAAQWDGIVNGEVVPDGNYFYEIAAKIHYGGAEVQSKKIPITIDTAGPEISNLSYNPQTNKLTWNSVDKGIGVLGFMFSINGQEIEAVILGEAGKTSYELDIKAYITDAKEYNVEVISVDKLYNTNLAELTFNIDNTHPYIYIYEPKLLEMYTTNNILFEGYVANFSSLDKVLVNNVEVDIEFKDHVDLDHPDNPSTRIYSGPAFKFTKTLAMEDGYQEAKIEAVSKTGTSSSLVRRFYVDTTDPELNIDIVNIDEESKTAELEITMADNLGYLELFLGDSQIYVYNYPLVIVEPANETISHTVNLVEGENYFLFTLKDGAGHSTVKSIIVNLESGEGPQEPSIRNIKPSRDVELEAGSSLNISFNAPTGGSAYYRMLLPLEVSRSSYGTPMSEESSGLYTATWTAPDGFIASNLAIEVVYVDEDGTEIFETAEGRVTVKGAMKNIPANSIILGDEAFDMDFLDNDASAQRKLTEWYNAGKPVYIKLGFDTIVDEDGNLVNLDILPNRLIHKDVFGTIRIFERY